A stretch of DNA from Glycine max cultivar Williams 82 chromosome 18, Glycine_max_v4.0, whole genome shotgun sequence:
TGAAGAGTAATAAAATGCTGGTTAACAATTCAGACATATAACAGAAGAACCAAGATTATTGTTGAAAACACACCGACAAAAATAGTGGAAGAAACAAATTATGTCGAGTTAAAAGTTAGGAAACAATGTAAAATTTCAAACTAGGACAAGGAAAATTGTTTCGGCGGTAACAATCTTGACTTCAGGTTCAATTCGTGGGACAAATACCACATAACTTTGGTCTTGAATTAATGGAGCAAGTATCAGTGATCATTTATCTCTTGTAGTAGTGGATTGGCTCTACCTCTATGACTATTTTACATCATGCAACACTGAAACTCTTGTATGCATGTTTGTTCATTTCCTGGTGCTTGGAAGAGCATATTCCTTATGCGTCATTCATCGGCATCTTctctaatatataaaaattaaaaataaattggtcTATCTCATAATTTTGCAGACCTATGATGTTAAGGTAATGTTCTCGCGCAATGCATTACTTGTGGACATTGTTGGTGAGAGTATCGGTCGAGTATTGAAACTAGATTCAATTCAAGCTGGCCAAATGTGGAAAGGAATAGATGTAATGATATTTGACTCTTGGCATTGGTGGATTCACACAGGAAGAAAACAACCGTATGTACTCATTTATAAGCTAGTTTCACTCTTCATCATATTTCACATGCAAAATCGATCTATAacactttttttctatttcttttttttattatttgggcttgTAGATGGGATTTGATTCAAGTAGGGAATCGTACATATAGAGATATGGATCGCTTGGTTGCATATGAGATAGCATTGAATACATGGGCCAAATGGGTTGATTACAATATTGATCCTACCCGAACAAGGGTGTTCTTCCAAGGAGTCTCTCCAGATCATCAAAAGTAAGAGGATATCCCTCAGCCCATCTTTATcatttaccaaaataaaaaaatatttattttcaaaaaagataactggtcattgtaaaaatatatacaaataaaaaacaaatcaacaTATAGTTTTGTAAAACTAGAGTTAACTAACTTGCGTTTGAATTGTTCCAGTCCAGCGCAATGGGGTGAGCCAAGAGCAAACTTATGTGAAGGGCAAACTAGGCCAATATTGGGATTCAGGTACCCAGGAGGACCACTCCCAGCAGAGTTGGTATTGGAGAAAGTGCTAAGAGCTATGCAAAAGCCTGTGTATTTGCTGGACATTACTACCCTATCCCAACTAAGGATAGATGGCCACCCGTCTGTTTATGGCTTTGGAGGGCATTTGGACCCGGATTGTAGCCACTGGTGCCTAGCTGGTGTTCCTGATACTTGGAATGAGCTTCTGTATGCTAGTCTCGTTAAAAATTAAGctcttgttcttatttttaggatCATTTAGCCcaactttatttttactttaaaattacttttaagttAAAGTTAAAACTAAGTTGTgttagtttgttttgtttttaattttaaagctctgattaaagaaaaagttgtttggaaaaaaatttaataagaaataatataaaaaaaatcagaaaccactctagtgaaaataaaagaggctaaaatttatccttctagTACTTAGCTCCTGTTTATATAGAGAAGACATgcaatttacaaatttaatgtcCAATGATATAGACAGTAATATAGTTAATATTAATATCAACTAATAGCTATAAATAGTATTAAATggagaaaaactaaaaatcatattactatcatttataactatttttttgttgaatgagATTGAAAAAAAGCACCCCAACCAAGATATTAACTGCAATAAAATTACAGCTTAATTATAAACGACAACCCTTACTTATAAATATAAGACGTGAATTATAAGCTATTAatctttatgtatatatatatatatatatatatatatatatatatatatatataaaaaaagagaggtGAGCTAGAATATTAAATGCAATCATTTTCCCGCTCAAATGCAGGATAATTTCGTAAACATATGTAATTGTTAATATGAACATAATTCTAATATATTCCAGCGGAATAATCCATAAATAACGCGTATAATCAATGctaatatttgttgttttaattatgttaatgtATATTAATGTGTAAATTTAAATGGGAAGctctaatattaattattggccacgattttttctataattaatgtaaaaagatTTGGGAATGTAATAGATGTTACATGCAAATTCTTTGAGTATTtttgataactttttaaaaattaatatgttaggtCTAGATGATTTACTAATAATCACTGGAAGACCTATCATAcctttgattttgatgtttaaaaaattttaattgtgaaTGATCTAATGAGTTGTTAAGCAAACAAGACTTACTTCGTAAAAGagttaattacttttttattatatcaaatCTACAACTCTAGTGAGTATGTGTCCCCTCTTAAgaggaaaataattttgttaagatATATTCAACGACCAATGTACTATTAAATCAATCATATCCACTTATTATGAAAACCAATTACATCCACTAGACTTAACATCACTTATACACTTTTTTATAACCTCATAAATGATGTCCAAAAAGGTACTAAAGGACAATGTTAGTCACAGAGGGAAGTGCACATTCTTGCTTTTCAAATTTCAGTTTACCTCTCTTTATTTGAATCGCtaacatttgaaaattaaaaaaggacAGAATAGAAGATAATTGAAGGTATTTGCAGAATATTCACCAAGGGTCGCTTTTGTCGAGAAAGAGGACCACGTGTAGTTGTATTAGAGCTATCAAAATGGGCCAGCCTGACCCACGTGGGCTGATCCGTAACGGGTTGAGCTAAAAGTGGGCTAATCCAGCCCGGTCCACTTTCGCGTGGGCTAACAAAATCCAGCTCGGTCCGGCCCACCACGGATTGGTGGGTTATACGGGCTGGCCCACTtttcagctttttttttttttaaaaaaaaatcattccaaacttaaaataaaatccaatatagaaaccaaactaaatcaaatccaaacattcaatattaaagtgattgaagtcttcaaaataaacattcaacattaagataattgaaatttaaatgtcataaaaaataaacttctaaactattgaaattgaaattaaaccTTAGAGTCATGGATGGACTGCGAAATCCAAAACaacttcctcttctttctcaacatcaccattaatttcatctacaaagacaaaaaaaataaacaatatcaaTAATAAGTCAAGTAATTAAAACAGCACACTAATAACAAACTTaaaattatggaaaaagaaATGTAAATTACCAATATCTTCAAAACCATTTATCCAATTTTGGGTTAAAATTAGTGCTTGAACATTGGAAGGAAGAAGACTAGCGTGATACTTGTTTAGCACACGAGCACCAACATTTTGACTCACATAATTGATATATTCCTATGAcaatataagagaaaaattaaataaaataaattgaatcataaaacaattaaatagtTAAACAAAAGACTAACATTATATGGATCATCCATctcttgattttcttctatacTGAAATCTTCTTCAACAGTAGGTTGTTGAGAACTTGATGCAGTAGATGAACTTGACTTTAcaatcacatattcatcaaagaGCTTGTACATCTTCTCTTTTATGTTATTAATCTTTTCATCACAAGTAGAAGCATCAAGCTTTGAATAGTAAAACCAAAGTGCTTCAAGCTTCATCCGTGGGTCAAGAATCATAGCAATTGAAAGAATGACATTATAGTACTCCAATACTTGCTAAACTTTTCCATCATCAACACTGCCATATTTTGCAATACTGGATCATCACACTTAAGTGTTTCTTGCAACAACCATTCAATTTTTCATACTTGCATTAAGTATTCATTGGGCTTGTCTATTTGTCTTATGTTTGGGCTAGGAAATAAGAATTGGTCTGTTATTAAATTTGGTTGCTAACTTgctacaaaataaaaactaaacttcctaacaattataaataattataaattataataataataaaataaaataatatattatttaaatatggtGGGTTGACGGGCTGGCCCACCAACCCATGGGTTGAGCCCACCTAACCCACAGGCTAAGTGGGCCGGGCTGAAAATTTGACGGtatcgattttttttaaaaaaaattgagcccGGCCCACAGGCCAAAATCCATTTTGATGGCTCTAAGTTGTATGTACCTTTATTCTTATCCTTGCCGTACAGAGCACACCACATGTTTTCACCTCCAGTTGTGAGACAACGATTATATCAAGGCTCAACATTGATCCCGTAACGAATTCTTCACTGAAGTCTATAAAATGCATCTCTTGCTAAAGAAACCATCATTGAAAATAATCAAGTGAAAAATGAGCACAAGTTCTCTAAAGCGAAACTTTGCTAAATTAGTGGACGATATAATCAACACTTAATCTTTTTCATCCTTTGCTAAGCAAAGTTATTTGCATTTGAGTTTAACTATTTATCCACTCTTTGAGTGTTgttgaatcattgtattcattcaaacttttgtttgagaaaatcaaaagtgGCTCAGTGTTAAACCATACTTTAGTGTTCTTAGATTCAGGGGGAGTCCAAGGGTGTGTCAAGAGTGACATAGAGAATACTTTTATAGCCAATAGTGGTAGGATAGAATACCTAGTTGTAATGAAAGTTTTGATTAGTGGATCCCTTTATAGTTGTGTAAAGGAGAACTGGACGTAGCTCTATTTGAGTGAACTAATATAGACCAAGTATTTCTACTTCTCTCTTTAGTTGTTTATTGAGTATTTCTACTTCAtccttgtttttcatcaaaactTGTTATTCTATTCAGTAGACAACACCTTTGTatctatgttttttaatttgtgatAAAAGTCATTATATGCGGaaaattattatctttgattaacacactattcaactcTCTTTTTAGTGTGATTATTGATATTTCAATTTCTATAAGACCTCAGCCTCACGGGTTGAGTATTTAACAATACCAAGGAAAAGATTTTGcaatcaaagaaagaaatggaagaagGATACTCTACCAACAAACAACCCATGTTCAGAGGTGTGAAGTACGATTACTGGAAGGAGCATAAGATAGCTCATTTTAAGTCCATTCACATCAACCTATGGGATGTGGTAGAAAATGGAAATTACATTCCATATGAGGATGAGCTAAATGAATTCCCAAGGAGCTAGTGGAGGGAGGAGCAAAAAAGCATATTCCTGCTCAACTACAAGGCTCGAAACATTATGTTATGTACCttatcagaagaaaaaaaaaaacaaagtacaTAGCTTCATGAGTGCCAAACAGATGTGAGAAACTCAAGCTATAACTTAAAAAGGAACATCATAGGTAAAGAGGATCAAATTAAGTCTCCTCACTTGTAAGTATGAACTCTTCTCTATGGTAGAAGGCGGAGACATACAACGTATGTTTGGATGCATTCAAACCATTCTAAATGAATTAAGATCTCTAGGAAGAACTTATGATAACTATGATCATACTGACAAAATCTTAAGAAGTTTGTCTAGAAAATCTAGACCacaagtgatgcaatcctacccctcaagggcattgaatagaagactataagaagattgggctagagatgcaggagaaggccctagggttctcatgagccttagggtagattttgggcccttgggctaagtatgagcccacttatctttgtacatattagattagggtttcattatttttgggcctcttatttagggctccatagtgtagggagggtaccctagtaatgtaggattttctagcccttgtattttagggcacttagactagtttttgtattaagagtagttttataatttcacatgaattaaTTGCACtacttgatgtgtgtgttgggagagaaatttaattgaattgggagaagcccaatcttattaaattttggaccaacctaagggggaggtgagcattttcttgctacacctcattgccacatcatatagtcacactttgtgcatgtctttcatgctgtagatgcctcatgacacctaagcacacttagtggagaatcttggatttgatcttggattagtgggatgaaccatagctgaaattcactaatcataaatagtgaaattttggctccacaaattcaaatttaaattcaagtgaaatttgaatataaattcaaatttccctccaattttgtgcaacacttaggctataaatagaggccttgtgtatGAATTTtgtaactttgatcatttgagaaattagacttcaaatttTAGACCTCATTCTCCCTCCCAAAATTTTGTTCCCTTCTCTCCCTTTCCCTCCACCCATCttttcctaccttcaagctcttatccatagcttcctatggtggtgagcttgttcttgactcatcttctccttgaagtggcatctccaataaCCTTTcctctttctccattccgctgccattgatcttaaagaagcaaaggacttcattgatgaaCAAGCTCTACAAGGAGCCACATTAACAAGTAACAATGCTAAGGGTTTTAAAAAATCTTGTCTCAATGTCCTTTAAAGAATTAATTGGTACTCTTAAGTTCATGAACAAGAACTTTAGCAGGATGAAGCACctaagaaagaaaattctctaGCTCTCAACAGTCAGTAGGTCAAGCAGGCCTTGTTGTCTAAAGAGCAAGTCTCCAGAAGCTTGTCCAAATCCCTTGAAGTTGAAAACTCCTCTAATGAAGATTTTGAGTAAGAGTCTAATGAAGATGAACTCACCTTCATCTCATGAAAGATTTTCAAGATGTGGAAGAACAAAGGTAGATCCAAATAGAATAACTTCTCAAAAATGTTgttcaaggaaaagaaagacaaaGACAAAAGCTCCATAATATGGTATGAATGCAAGAAACCTAGACACTTTAAATCTAAATGCCAGAACAAGAGAAGTCTTGGGACAAGAAGAAATACTACAAGTCCAAGGAAAAGAAAGGTCTCTTTAGCACCTAGGAGGATCTGGACGACACATTGTctaatgaagatgaagaagaagccaACCTATGTCTAATGGTAGACATAGTCTTTGAAGAATAAGAAGTAGACAAAAAGGATGAGGTAAATCTTAATGATCTTAAATCTCTTAAACAATCTTATCATGAAGTATTATCAAACTCATCCATTCTTTCAAAAGCTTACAAAAACcagcaaaaaaaattcaaaaagttGTCCACAGATCATAAGGAACCTGGAAATGTTTCTCTAGAAGAGTCCACTAATACATGTAATTCTTGTTAAACTTTTAAGGAAAAAAGTCCACGTTATGTCTTGAGAATGAGacaattgaaaaagatgatggaactcacaaaccaagacgagggggaggggggtgaattggttctaaatcaaataaaacaaaaaaatagagttttgaaaaactttcttttccaaggatcatatcacaaacttttgttaaaaccaatatttaatcaatcacccttaacaaaaaatcattttgttaaagttcttactcaaaaagatattttctttaaacttcagcaaattgatcaagaatacaatgagaaagaaagataagatcaagagaagatgtAAACCAATTTTTATACTTGTTCACTCTCCATCTCTAGAGAAGCTACTCCAATTATCTAATCCAAaccgaattagattttcactatgcatatagaattcttacaagcaatcacaatcaaTCTCAGTTCTTACCCCataaaaaagagactaaggtaccCAACACTAAGGAACTTATAAAAGTctaagagaaacctacccttGGTGCAAACTAGAAAAACCTATCTTAGCATGCCTTTAGAAATTCATGTATATGCTAACAACATGAAAAACCCACAAAAAACTTGAgtcaaagagagaaaaaaacctAATCAATCACACGCAAAAATGTTTGCTTGAGTGAATAAGTCTCTTGATCTCACATGTGATTCACAACTCACTTTTTACCATGAGAGCTTTAGAAAAAACAAGTTTAGAAGTTGTGAGTTGCACACTTATTCTAagcattttcttcttctctcttttcccttctttttttaaaagtgagaaCACTGTTAAAGATAGGGGTAGCAACATGAGCAACATGGTGAACTACCCAAAGGCTAAAGCTTGAAGCTCAAGgaaaagcttgaagaagttctgaagaagttttggcttttacatgcccaactctcttgaatggcatttgtattggttgttatcTTGGTTGGTGCATCTTAGTACATTTGATATATGtattgcatcatgcatcatcatggtttgttttgaaaaaagttTCTAAGTTAGAAAAATTTCTTCAGAGGCAGAAACTCTCTATTTTGATCGATTACAACCTCATTGTAATTGATCACAACAAGTTGTCTTAAGCTTATAGAGTTGAGTCTTGTatcggtttaatcgattacaactatctcataatcgattacattgttgtTTGAGAGAATGACTGATTTATTCAGGAGTCTTggctttaattgattaccaagatCGATTACTTAAGGCATCTAATCGATTGCATTGTTCTTGAGTTATTTCCAGATGTTGGGATGAActctttaatcgattacttagatAATCTAATCGATTAGTTCATTGAATTAATCGACTATGCtatagatttaatcgattacaagcagttataattgttttctctataaataaccagctTGAGTTCACAtctaaaaatcaagagatcaatAGAGGATCCTCAATACATCTCAAAAATAACATCTTAACCTTAGAATGAGCAAGATTTCGTGCTATCATTAGTAgataagagaagagaagaaaaatgttttttagtaACTCAATTTCTTAATCATTTGGTTATGAAGATCTTTTCTTGGAAGTGAGTTGTGTCTTTTGAGTTGAAGAAGATCACCTTCTCAATCCAACAAGGTTTTTGTGGAAAGATTGGTCAAGTTATATCTCTCTTACTCGGTTTTTCTTGTGTATGGTTTTGACACTGTCTTTTTGGTTATGCGTGAATCGCTTACAACATGCTAGAATagggttttctagtttgggctaagagtagggttctcttaggcttatattcataaaggaccctagtgttggtgccttagtctttttttttgggGTGAGAATTGTAGATtggttgtgattgcttgtaaggattCTTGATGCATAGTGAAAAACTAATTCAGGTTgtggattagataactggattagcTTATCTAGTAATAGAGagcgaactagtataaaaagattatgtattttttctctcattcaagTATTAATCAAGTTTTTCATAAAGGTTCATGTTTTATaatcatgaaagaaaaaaagttaatgaaGGATCATGTTTAAGGAAGGATTGATTACGTATTTGTCATACCCTAGTTTCGTCCGGGGACAATTGTTTGTCAACATGCGGATCTTTGCTGACCAATTTGAGATGCTTAACATTCATCGTCACGTAATCAATAAAGTTTCGCGATGTTTAAGAAGGAAAtaagccaaaaacataaaatagggGGGGTGAACTGATCAATTCAGGGGGGGTGCCTAGCACTGGGCCCATCTGGAATATTCTGGAAGGGGGTTACTTCGGGTGGATGCAACCCAGCTCGCTTGGGTGAGTTGGGCAGCAACCATGTCCcccatttttctataaaatggCGTGAATGGGGGCTGAGGAAGGGGTTCAACATTTTGGGTATTCagttttcacttaaaattagtgaagagaagaagaaagaaggaaaaaatccaagtcgaggcacttccgtaacgcttccatgATCAAATTCGTGGatgttcttcaccgttcttcgttcgttcttcatcattcgtcgatcttcaaccgattagtttttgattttgaagctttgaattcattctatgcacccttaggggtccattcttgcattgtatgttttcatcttcattcttctacttttggtactctttttctttgttttaagtgAGTTTTAACTGATCGTTTAAGCCataacctcacttaattaatgtttaaatgaatttcaaccgatcgtttgtgttgtaatctcttTTAAttgcctttaaaataaaatttgactgATACGTTCatgttgtaacctcggttaaattaaaaaataataaaataataaaaaagtagtataaaatggtaaaaaacgagtatcaaactctcggaGAACTTGTGTTACCTGGTaaagctatttcagtgaataggtgtctagtgtgaaaagagACATATTGATATGAACAgatgtgtaaactaactattaaaaagggaaaaatcacgtgagaaatgatgcgtaaaaacaagtagacaacacgttagtcttcctaataggtgcctgatgctataaggatattctctacttaacaatgcttatacgttctatggtgtctcctaaaaTGCTAAACCTCGATTcgtcatgatagtctagcctaatcctaatcaagcatcatccgcagattcctcttgttggactaaactcggccAGGACCGCACTAAGataaacatacaacaactaggttaccgtatgccgattcctcgtgaaaatacaacaaactagccctgtcctatcaagttctaagaatcagaccagtttccactgttcaatgatcctaaaaacacatgcatctacgtgatcaaggcaaaagtatggtagaatgaagttctgatagaacagtgaacacacaaaacatcattaaatagataaaaagatatttacatctgtcgcaacctaccctttgatgggagggcgacacgaggctcacgggtgcgtcttccatgggaggaaaatgcgcggagttgccaccaatgtttgtttgaggaaaacgtcggaaaaaccggaaaaggtgtggtctacgaattttaatcgtgaaaggttcgggagttgtttttacgcacggggaaggtattagcaccccacgcgtccatcacaaggaaCAACAGTCTTTAATCAgatgtgcaatatcatgtcttcaatttgatttattttcccttttttatgtttttatgtctttttatgctttttatgtttttaatttttgtgtggtcgacaagggtgtttcccttgctcctacgtatcctcaattgcgatgaggaaatcagacctatgtagttcttttagaactaaacgttggttaagttgttttgatctttttccgcaagatcgattttaaccgaacaaaagtcgtttaaggcgttggaccattaaacaatcttttgatttttggaaaggagagaaacgttaaggcgttggaccattaacgatctcttggttttgaaaggagagaaatgttaaggcgttggaccattaacgatctcttggtttttgagaggagagaaacgttaaggcattgaaccattaatgatctcttggtttttgaaaggagagaaacgttaaggcgttggactattaacgatctcttggggtggtcgacaaaagcggggcttttgctcctacgtatccttaattgcgatgagaaaatcagacctacgtagttcttgcaaaagcggtaaagttacctgttgattttatgcttttgaatgatccatgttaaccaataaaagcaaagaggactgtttaaggcgttggaccttaaaacggtttttagtgatttttgcagacaaagcttgatttgtgagttgattttagccttagtttcactttggttattagtcaattcattcaaggaaacttccaaagaaaaacgtccgatttatttttttgattattttattcaaagatattttgattattttattattattttttcaagatattttaattattttattattattttgccttttttgtttaaccgtggttacagtgtgaacgatcggttagattttgctttaacagtgattaaacgagattaaaACGCAAATGatcgattgaaattcattttatcatttattaggcgagataacggcttaaacgatcggttaaagctcgtgaaaaacgaaagaaaagaaaaccaaaagtgaacgaaataaagatgaaagccaacaaaacaagaaatgaattcaaagtctcgaattcgaaaacttactggttgaagaaCGAAAAACGAacaaagaacggatgaagaacggtgaagaacgacggaaaaccttcacggatttgcccacggaaacgtctcggaagctttacggaagcacctcggcttggattttcttcacggaaacaatttttccacccaaaacagctgaaatgcatagccaagggggttAGGGACCCTTTGGAACAGCCTCCCTTCgactatttataggaaaagggggaggaggttgctgcccagctcgcccaagcgagctgagTTGCTTCCTTCTTAAGTAACCcagcttccaaaatgttctggaaggcccaaattcgaaaatttgaaaactgctatttgcaccccccatcttgataagttcaccccctctcAAATAATTtgcggaaaagttacggaagcatataggacttgattttcttctttttcctcttccttttcagcaatatcaagtgaaatatgcttatccaaggttttcagaaattttacggaagcattacggaagtccTGGAagtcattttttaacaaaacaggGGAGATGGTTGCTGcacagcttgcccaggcgagctaggttgcttccaccttaagcaaggaaATGCCCAGAATCCTCCAGAAGGGTCTAGATTTGataatttctatttgcacccccattttactaaatacaccccttttgtgttttttttcctgaTTTCTTTCTGAAATGTTGCAGAAATTTACAAATTATGCAACGACACCCACTTTTCCCTccagaatgttgcgaaactttacgggttacgcaacgatgcttgtttttccttctggaatgttgcgaaactttacggattacgcaacaatgctccTTTTGACTCCCGggatgttgcggaactttatggattgtgcaacaatgcttgtttttttccttcctgaatgttgcgaaactttacaaattacataatgatgggtgttaaacattttgaggcggtcaagcgaaggtggCATAtcaacaaacaatggtccccggacgaaattagggtatgacagttgcccctct
This window harbors:
- the LOC100810342 gene encoding protein trichome birefringence-like 43, which encodes MEWSFSISVVLFLTLLIQIHGSGYLDHKQARGFAENYGCNLFQGSWVYDDSYPLYETSQCPFIEREFDCQNNGRPDKFYLKYRWQPAGCNLTRFNGEDFLTRLRGKSIMFVGDSLGLNQWQSLTCMLHTAVPQAPYSLARNGDVSIFTFPTYDVKVMFSRNALLVDIVGESIGRVLKLDSIQAGQMWKGIDVMIFDSWHWWIHTGRKQPWDLIQVGNRTYRDMDRLVAYEIALNTWAKWVDYNIDPTRTRVFFQGVSPDHQNPAQWGEPRANLCEGQTRPILGFRYPGGPLPAELVLEKVLRAMQKPVYLLDITTLSQLRIDGHPSVYGFGGHLDPDCSHWCLAGVPDTWNELLYASLVKN